A stretch of the Lactuca sativa cultivar Salinas chromosome 9, Lsat_Salinas_v11, whole genome shotgun sequence genome encodes the following:
- the LOC111903871 gene encoding serine/threonine-protein kinase STY46 isoform X2 has protein sequence MVMEGGDTESCCSSRASEASPAAVASRKRRPKVEVYQEVLRRLRESDCEEACQPGFEDQLWSHFNRLPVRYALDVNVERAQEVLMHKKLLHMAHDPTTRPAFEARLIQFHSSTDENGGESNSSYTQMKDAQISIHPLRKSNHPPPAFGVKSAFEANKSNQEGGIKVMSANQHLFRPLHEITISTNDKPKLLCKLTSLLSEIGLNIQEAHAFSTTDGYSLDVFVVYGWPYEETEKLKDVLATELPRVEDIPWSKNSQVSPFKELEKKNFQESVKMPVDGADVWEIDVKLLNYEYRICGGSYGDLYKGTYCTQDVAIKSLKDDYLNENVKREFAQEVYIMRKIRHKNVVQFIGACTKPPNLCIVTGGSVYDFLHNQKGHFDVPAVLKIAILVSKGMNYLHENNIIHRDLKSANLLMDENGIVKVSDFGVARVQNKSGVMTAETGTYRWMAPEVIEHKPYNHKADVFSFGIVLWELLTRKLPYANLTPLQAAIGVVQKGLRPVIPKHTHPGIVGLLEQCWQQDPSLRPEFSEIITILMNLSKMVLEEKRSIKRRNIVEADDV, from the exons ATGGTGATGGAAGGAGGAGATACCGAGAGTTGTTGTAGTAGCAGAGCTTCGGAGGCGTCGCCGGCAGCGGTTGCGAGTAGGAAGCGGAGACCGAAGGTAGAGGTTTATCAGGAGGTTCTTCGCCGACTTAGAGAGTCGGATTGTGAAGAGGCATGTCAACCTGGTTTTGAAGATCAGCTATGGTCTCATTTCAATCGTCTTCCTGTTAG ATATGCTTTGGATGTGAATGTTGAAAGAGCACAAGAAgttcttatgcataaaaagtTATTACACATGGCACATGACCCAACTACTAGACCTGCATTTGAAGCTCGCCTTATTCAG TTTCATTCTAGCACTGATGAAAATGGTGGTGAGTCTAATTCAAGCTATACACAGATGAAAGATGCTCAAATTTCTATCCATCCACTCAGGAAAAG caATCATCCACCACCTGCATTTGGTGTAAAATCTGCTTTTGAGGCCAATAAATCAAATCAAGAAGGTGGAATCAAAGTTATGAGTGCAAACCAGCACTTATTTCG GCCTTTGCATGAAATTACAATCTCAACAAATGATAAGCCTAAACTCCTATGTAAG TTGACTTCACTTCTCTCTGAGATCGGCTTGAATATTCAAGAAGCTCATGCCTTTTCAACAACCGATGGTTACTCATTAGATGTCTTTGTTGTTTATGGTTGGCCTTATGAG GAAACTGAGAAACTCAAAGATGTACTAGCAACGGAATTACCAAGGGTTGAG GATATACCATGGTCAAAAAATTCACAAGTGTCACCTTTTAAGGAGTTGGAGAAAAAGAATTTTCAAGAAAGTGTAAAGATGCCTGTGGATGGAGCTGATGTTTGGGAAATTGATGTTAAACTTTTGAATTATGAATACAGAATTTGTGGTGGATCATATGGTGATTT GTATAAAGGTACATATTGTACTCAAGATGTGGCCATAAAATCTCTCAAAGACGATTATTTAAACGAAAATGTGAAGAGAGAATTCGCTCAAGAAGTCTATATAATGAG GAAAATTCGGCACAAAAACGTTGTGCAATTTATAGGAGCATGTACAAAACCTCCAAATCTTTGTATAGTTACAG GTGGAAGTGTGTATGATTTCCTACATAACCAAAAAGGTCATTTTGATGTGCCAGCTGTACTCAAAATAGCAATTCTTGTTTCAAAAGGAATGAATTACTTGCATGAAAATAACATAATCCACAGGGATCTTAAAAGCGCCAATCTTTTGATGGATGAAAATGGA ATTGTTAAGGTTTCTGATTTTGGGGTTGCTAGAGTGCAAAATAAATCTGGAGTTATGACTGCAGAAACTGGAACTTATCGATGGATGGCTCCAGAG GTTATTGAACACAAGCCATATAATCACAAGGCAGATGTCTTCAGCTTTGGCATTGTCTTGTGGGAGCTTTTAACACGGAAG CTTCCATATGCAAACTTGACTCCACTTCAGGCAGCAATAGGTGTGGTCCAGAAG GGTTTAAGGCCTGTGATTCCAAAGCATACTCATCCAGGGATTGTGGGACTACTTGAGCAATGTTGGCAGCAAGATCCGTCTTTGAGGCCGGAATTTTCCGAGATAATCACAATCTTGATGAATTTGTCTAAGATG GTACTAGAAGAGAAAAGATCTATCAAGAGAAGAAATATTGTAGAAGCGGATGATGTATGA
- the LOC111903871 gene encoding serine/threonine-protein kinase STY46 isoform X3 — protein MVMEGGDTESCCSSRASEASPAAVASRKRRPKVEVYQEVLRRLRESDCEEACQPGFEDQLWSHFNRLPVRYALDVNVERAQEVLMHKKLLHMAHDPTTRPAFEARLIQFHSSTDENGGESNSSYTQMKDAQISIHPLRKSNHPPPAFGVKSAFEANKSNQEGGIKVMSANQHLFRPLHEITISTNDKPKLLCKLTSLLSEIGLNIQEAHAFSTTDGYSLDVFVVYGWPYEDIPWSKNSQVSPFKELEKKNFQESVKMPVDGADVWEIDVKLLNYEYRICGGSYGDLYKGTYCTQDVAIKSLKDDYLNENVKREFAQEVYIMRKIRHKNVVQFIGACTKPPNLCIVTEYMTGGSVYDFLHNQKGHFDVPAVLKIAILVSKGMNYLHENNIIHRDLKSANLLMDENGIVKVSDFGVARVQNKSGVMTAETGTYRWMAPEVIEHKPYNHKADVFSFGIVLWELLTRKLPYANLTPLQAAIGVVQKGLRPVIPKHTHPGIVGLLEQCWQQDPSLRPEFSEIITILMNLSKMVLEEKRSIKRRNIVEADDV, from the exons ATGGTGATGGAAGGAGGAGATACCGAGAGTTGTTGTAGTAGCAGAGCTTCGGAGGCGTCGCCGGCAGCGGTTGCGAGTAGGAAGCGGAGACCGAAGGTAGAGGTTTATCAGGAGGTTCTTCGCCGACTTAGAGAGTCGGATTGTGAAGAGGCATGTCAACCTGGTTTTGAAGATCAGCTATGGTCTCATTTCAATCGTCTTCCTGTTAG ATATGCTTTGGATGTGAATGTTGAAAGAGCACAAGAAgttcttatgcataaaaagtTATTACACATGGCACATGACCCAACTACTAGACCTGCATTTGAAGCTCGCCTTATTCAG TTTCATTCTAGCACTGATGAAAATGGTGGTGAGTCTAATTCAAGCTATACACAGATGAAAGATGCTCAAATTTCTATCCATCCACTCAGGAAAAG caATCATCCACCACCTGCATTTGGTGTAAAATCTGCTTTTGAGGCCAATAAATCAAATCAAGAAGGTGGAATCAAAGTTATGAGTGCAAACCAGCACTTATTTCG GCCTTTGCATGAAATTACAATCTCAACAAATGATAAGCCTAAACTCCTATGTAAG TTGACTTCACTTCTCTCTGAGATCGGCTTGAATATTCAAGAAGCTCATGCCTTTTCAACAACCGATGGTTACTCATTAGATGTCTTTGTTGTTTATGGTTGGCCTTATGAG GATATACCATGGTCAAAAAATTCACAAGTGTCACCTTTTAAGGAGTTGGAGAAAAAGAATTTTCAAGAAAGTGTAAAGATGCCTGTGGATGGAGCTGATGTTTGGGAAATTGATGTTAAACTTTTGAATTATGAATACAGAATTTGTGGTGGATCATATGGTGATTT GTATAAAGGTACATATTGTACTCAAGATGTGGCCATAAAATCTCTCAAAGACGATTATTTAAACGAAAATGTGAAGAGAGAATTCGCTCAAGAAGTCTATATAATGAG GAAAATTCGGCACAAAAACGTTGTGCAATTTATAGGAGCATGTACAAAACCTCCAAATCTTTGTATAGTTACAG aatatatgaCAGGTGGAAGTGTGTATGATTTCCTACATAACCAAAAAGGTCATTTTGATGTGCCAGCTGTACTCAAAATAGCAATTCTTGTTTCAAAAGGAATGAATTACTTGCATGAAAATAACATAATCCACAGGGATCTTAAAAGCGCCAATCTTTTGATGGATGAAAATGGA ATTGTTAAGGTTTCTGATTTTGGGGTTGCTAGAGTGCAAAATAAATCTGGAGTTATGACTGCAGAAACTGGAACTTATCGATGGATGGCTCCAGAG GTTATTGAACACAAGCCATATAATCACAAGGCAGATGTCTTCAGCTTTGGCATTGTCTTGTGGGAGCTTTTAACACGGAAG CTTCCATATGCAAACTTGACTCCACTTCAGGCAGCAATAGGTGTGGTCCAGAAG GGTTTAAGGCCTGTGATTCCAAAGCATACTCATCCAGGGATTGTGGGACTACTTGAGCAATGTTGGCAGCAAGATCCGTCTTTGAGGCCGGAATTTTCCGAGATAATCACAATCTTGATGAATTTGTCTAAGATG GTACTAGAAGAGAAAAGATCTATCAAGAGAAGAAATATTGTAGAAGCGGATGATGTATGA
- the LOC111903871 gene encoding serine/threonine-protein kinase STY46 isoform X1 yields MVMEGGDTESCCSSRASEASPAAVASRKRRPKVEVYQEVLRRLRESDCEEACQPGFEDQLWSHFNRLPVRYALDVNVERAQEVLMHKKLLHMAHDPTTRPAFEARLIQFHSSTDENGGESNSSYTQMKDAQISIHPLRKSNHPPPAFGVKSAFEANKSNQEGGIKVMSANQHLFRPLHEITISTNDKPKLLCKLTSLLSEIGLNIQEAHAFSTTDGYSLDVFVVYGWPYEETEKLKDVLATELPRVEDIPWSKNSQVSPFKELEKKNFQESVKMPVDGADVWEIDVKLLNYEYRICGGSYGDLYKGTYCTQDVAIKSLKDDYLNENVKREFAQEVYIMRKIRHKNVVQFIGACTKPPNLCIVTEYMTGGSVYDFLHNQKGHFDVPAVLKIAILVSKGMNYLHENNIIHRDLKSANLLMDENGIVKVSDFGVARVQNKSGVMTAETGTYRWMAPEVIEHKPYNHKADVFSFGIVLWELLTRKLPYANLTPLQAAIGVVQKGLRPVIPKHTHPGIVGLLEQCWQQDPSLRPEFSEIITILMNLSKMVLEEKRSIKRRNIVEADDV; encoded by the exons ATGGTGATGGAAGGAGGAGATACCGAGAGTTGTTGTAGTAGCAGAGCTTCGGAGGCGTCGCCGGCAGCGGTTGCGAGTAGGAAGCGGAGACCGAAGGTAGAGGTTTATCAGGAGGTTCTTCGCCGACTTAGAGAGTCGGATTGTGAAGAGGCATGTCAACCTGGTTTTGAAGATCAGCTATGGTCTCATTTCAATCGTCTTCCTGTTAG ATATGCTTTGGATGTGAATGTTGAAAGAGCACAAGAAgttcttatgcataaaaagtTATTACACATGGCACATGACCCAACTACTAGACCTGCATTTGAAGCTCGCCTTATTCAG TTTCATTCTAGCACTGATGAAAATGGTGGTGAGTCTAATTCAAGCTATACACAGATGAAAGATGCTCAAATTTCTATCCATCCACTCAGGAAAAG caATCATCCACCACCTGCATTTGGTGTAAAATCTGCTTTTGAGGCCAATAAATCAAATCAAGAAGGTGGAATCAAAGTTATGAGTGCAAACCAGCACTTATTTCG GCCTTTGCATGAAATTACAATCTCAACAAATGATAAGCCTAAACTCCTATGTAAG TTGACTTCACTTCTCTCTGAGATCGGCTTGAATATTCAAGAAGCTCATGCCTTTTCAACAACCGATGGTTACTCATTAGATGTCTTTGTTGTTTATGGTTGGCCTTATGAG GAAACTGAGAAACTCAAAGATGTACTAGCAACGGAATTACCAAGGGTTGAG GATATACCATGGTCAAAAAATTCACAAGTGTCACCTTTTAAGGAGTTGGAGAAAAAGAATTTTCAAGAAAGTGTAAAGATGCCTGTGGATGGAGCTGATGTTTGGGAAATTGATGTTAAACTTTTGAATTATGAATACAGAATTTGTGGTGGATCATATGGTGATTT GTATAAAGGTACATATTGTACTCAAGATGTGGCCATAAAATCTCTCAAAGACGATTATTTAAACGAAAATGTGAAGAGAGAATTCGCTCAAGAAGTCTATATAATGAG GAAAATTCGGCACAAAAACGTTGTGCAATTTATAGGAGCATGTACAAAACCTCCAAATCTTTGTATAGTTACAG aatatatgaCAGGTGGAAGTGTGTATGATTTCCTACATAACCAAAAAGGTCATTTTGATGTGCCAGCTGTACTCAAAATAGCAATTCTTGTTTCAAAAGGAATGAATTACTTGCATGAAAATAACATAATCCACAGGGATCTTAAAAGCGCCAATCTTTTGATGGATGAAAATGGA ATTGTTAAGGTTTCTGATTTTGGGGTTGCTAGAGTGCAAAATAAATCTGGAGTTATGACTGCAGAAACTGGAACTTATCGATGGATGGCTCCAGAG GTTATTGAACACAAGCCATATAATCACAAGGCAGATGTCTTCAGCTTTGGCATTGTCTTGTGGGAGCTTTTAACACGGAAG CTTCCATATGCAAACTTGACTCCACTTCAGGCAGCAATAGGTGTGGTCCAGAAG GGTTTAAGGCCTGTGATTCCAAAGCATACTCATCCAGGGATTGTGGGACTACTTGAGCAATGTTGGCAGCAAGATCCGTCTTTGAGGCCGGAATTTTCCGAGATAATCACAATCTTGATGAATTTGTCTAAGATG GTACTAGAAGAGAAAAGATCTATCAAGAGAAGAAATATTGTAGAAGCGGATGATGTATGA
- the LOC111903872 gene encoding imidazole glycerol phosphate synthase hisHF, chloroplastic, with translation MAARKFAAIFVFYSVALSHCLIGQGKRFDINLIKVFSDAMRIPVIASIGAGIAQHSSHVFEKKNASMPGARNFHKQEED, from the exons ATGGCTGCTCGAAAGTTCGCTGCTATTTTTGTCTTTTACTCGGTCGCCCTTTCGCATTGCTTAATAG GTCAGGGAAAAAGGTTTGATATTAATTTGATAAAAGTATTCTCAGATGCTATGCGCATACCGGTGATCGCAAGTATTGGTGCAGGAATTGCTCAACATTCATCACatgtttttgaaaagaaaaatgcttcaATGCCTGGTGCACgcaattttcataagcaagaG GAAGATTAA